A segment of the Verrucomicrobiota bacterium genome:
GGGATAAATCCCCTCCTACAATTTCGTCTTAAGCTAGGGAACTAATTACGACAATCTACGGCTGGGTTCAAAATTACATTGGCCTTGGATCATTATGGTAGGGTTGCTTCGCCGAAGCCGCCGCCGGGGACTTACCCAGTCCAAAGAATTACACCCTTAGATCGAGTTTCTCCTTTTCCAATAGAGTAAGGGACCGATAATCGGAGGTAGGAATGCTTTAGCTGCGATCTAATCTAAAGATGCCAAGCTGAGGCTTGGCGTTCCCAGGAAATCGCCACTGAACCAGTTCCTGCAGTTTCGGATTTAAAGTTTCGGTTCTAATTCCAAAAGCCATTGACCCACCATCTTTGTATATCAAATAATACCAACCCCTACTTAAGTTTCATGAAAAATCTCCGCCCCACTCTTTTCACATTTGTATCTGTCTTCTTTCTCTTCAGTCAAATGAGCCAAGGGAAAGTAACTGGAATTATTCCCGGACCCAATGGCAGCGTGATGTCGATCGCACACCGCGGAGGAGTGGTTCCCGAATATCCGGAAAACACACTACTGGCGATTCGCAAAGCCATTGAGTTCGAGAGTGAGGTGGTAGAAATCGACCTTCGTAGCAGCAAGGATGGGGAGATCATTATCCTGCATGATTCCACCTTGGATCGCACAACCAACGGGAAAGGTCTGGTGGTTGAATACAGTTTGCGAGAGTTGAAAAAACTGGATGCTGGCATGGGCGAAAGTATTCCCACTTACGAGGAAGTGCTTGAATTGGTTGCTGAAACTAATGCTCAATTGTTGCTGGACCTAAAAGTAACTTCTTTACCTGAACTGACAAAGATCGTCCGACTCACAGAAAAGCACGGCCACGTTTTGAATGTGATTGCGGCCGTTCGATCGCTGGAAGAACTCAAAGACATCCAATCCCTCAATGCCAACCTGCGCACCTTGGCGTTCATCCCGGAACAGAAAGACATAGAGACCTACTCTCGAGCAGGTGTGGATATCATCCGACTCTGGCCTGAGTGGATAAGAGAAAACCCGCAACTCATCGATGAAGTCCATTCTTTGGGAAACATCGTCTGGACAACTTCCATGGAAGCTAAAAACGATGAACTGAAGGAACTCATTCAATACGGCGTCGACGGCATTTTTACCGACTTCCCTGAGATGGTATCCCGCATGCGCAAGAAAGCTCTTTAATCAGTCGATCCGAGTATCCAGAGTTAATCCTTTTGCATTGATCCTATCCTCATTGGAAAGATAGTTTACACGCAATCAGAGTAAGCTCTTCAAATCACTATCCCAATTCAATCCATGAAGCTCAGAAACAACATCCACGTCTCCAAAGTTCTTGTATGCTTTTTCGCTATCCTATCCTTTCAAGCCAACCTTTCCGCTCAACGAGGCTCACCGGAACAGCAACTGCAACAGGCGGCAGAACGCTCGCGTCAGATGGAAGCCGGTCTGGAAGGTACCCCTTTCGTTGGCATTACAGAGAATGGAACGATCCAAGCAGGATTGTTCAAAATCAAACCTACCGGGGTTTCCACCGGTTCCATCCAGAAAGCAGCGGAGGCATTTTTAAAATCTTTAAGCGACGAGCAGAAGAAGGAGACACTTTACCCGGTTGATAGTCCGGAGTGGAGGCAGTGGATGAACCAGCACTTCTACGATCGTTGGGGCATGGGCTTTGAGGACATGACCGAGGACCAAAAAGAAAAAGCCTTTGACCTTATCAGGGCTTCACTCAGCTCCAAGGGCTTTCAGCTCTCCAGGGATATCATGAAACTCAACCACACGTTGGGTGAAATGCAGGGCAGTCAGTTTATGCTCGGCGAGTGGGCGTATTTCATAACCATCATGGGGGAACCGTCCGCCACGGAACCCTGGGGTTGGCAGATCGACGGTCATCACCTGATTATCAACTTCTTTGTCCTGGGTGATCAAGTCGTGGCTACCCCGACCTTCATAGGCTCCGAACCCATGATCGCAGAATCCGGAAAGTACAAGGGCATTGCCATTATGCAGGATGAACAAAACAAGGCGCTGGCCTTTGCCCAAGACCTGACTCCTGCGCAAAAGTCGAAGGCAGTGCTATCATCGGAAAAGACGGGGAATGATAACCAGACGGAGGCGTTTAAAGACAACGAGATTATCCCCTTCGAAGGTTTGCTCGTAACTGAGCTGAATAAGAAACAAACGAAGGTGCTTCAAGAAGTAATCGGTATCTACATAGGATACTTGAACGAAGGCCATGCCGAAGTACGCATGACGGAAATTAAAGAACACTGGGACCACACTTACTTTGCATGGAAAGGTGGCACTGAGGATGATTCAGTTTTTTATTACCGGATACACAGCCCGGTCGCTTTGATCGAGTTCGATCACCAAAACCCGGTTGGTCTGAGACAACAGTTTCCTGAACGAAAACCCATCAGGCAGCACATTCACGCCGTCATTCGCACACCCAATGGGAATGATTATGGAAAAGACCTCTTACGGCAGCATCGCGAAAAGCATCACCACAATTAGGACTGAAGGTCGCTGAACTTTAAAATTGAAAGCGGCAAGGCCATTCCATAATTCTTAAAGGCCTCAGTAAAAACGTACAATCAATCATAACCAGAACCCGTTAAAAATATGCTGTTCCATATCTCCTACGAAATCGCGACAGACAACCGGAATGAAGCTCAAGACCGTTTTACTTCGACAGGCGCTCTCCCTCCAGAAGGTGTAACCATGTTAGGCCGCTGGCACAGCGTTGCCGGACTATACGGTTTTATGGTGGCTGAAACTGATAACGCAGAAGCATTGTTCACGTGGACCCAAAGCTGGACGGATCTCCTCACATTTGATGTTACTCCAGTTATTGGGGATGAGGCAATTGCCCGCGTCCTTGGCTCCTAAGCTGCAGATCATTGTTTTCGTCAAAGCTCAGGGAAAGTAAATTCCCTGAGCTTTATTATTTCAAATGCAAGTGGTTATATAATCCCCGACCCCATGAAAGTTTCCATCATTATTCCCTGCTACAATGAACGTCCAACGATCGAACCAATTTTAAAAGCGGTCCAGGCTTCTTCTATTACAAATAAGGAAATTATAGTGGTAGATGATTTCTCAACGGATGGGACAAGAGAGTTCCTCCTGGAACACATAAACGGTCTGTATGACCATCTAATCCTGAAGGATTCCAATCAAGGAAAAGGCGCTGCCTTGAGAGCAGGTTTTGAAAAGGCCACAGGTGATATCCTCCTCATCCAGGATGCAGACCTGGAATACGATCCCGTGGATTACCCCACCCTGCTGGAACCCATTTTTACAGGAAAAGCCGATGTTGTTTATGGCTCACGTTTTATGGGAGGTCGGCCCCACAGGGTATTGTATTTCTGGCATATGATCCTGAATAAACTGCTCACCCTGTTTTCGAATATGATGACGAATTTAAACCTCACCGACATGGAGACCTGTTACAAGGTATTCACCCGGGAGGTTATCGAAAAAATTCAGCTTGAAGAAAACCGCTTTGGCATCGAACCGGAAATAACAGCAAAAGTTTCAAAGCTGGATATCAGGATTTTCGAAGTTGGTATTTCCTACAATGGTCGCACTTATAAGGAAGGAAAAAAGATCCAATGGACAGATGGTCTGAGAGCAGCTTACGCGATTATTAAATACAATCTGTTTCGCTAGTTCGGCACGTAACCACTTGTTCCAAGATCGCATTTCCGAAGGAGTGTTCGGATCTGCTCTTTCTTTGTTTTCCCTTATCGACACAGTCGACGTCTATTACTTTTTAGTAGAGAAAAATTGCTTTAAACTCTTAAAAATTTCATTTGCATCGGACATCTGCAATACTTGAGACGCCAATGCTTCCGTTTCTTCAATGGAAATTTTTCGAATAAGGTATTTGATGGCCGGAACCAATGCGGGAGATACACTGAGATTACGCATGCCGAGACCGATCAGCAGTGGGATAAAAATTCGGTCACCGGCTAATTCACCACAGATACTCAATGGTTGTTCGTTGATATTCGATTGTTCAATGATTTGCTTTAGTAATCTAAGCACTGCCGGGTGACACGGTTCATATAAACTCGCAACACGCTCATTTCCGCGATCAACCGCGAGCATATATTGCATAAGGTCATTGGTCCCGATGCTAAAAAAGTCACAATGGTCTGCGAGGATATCACAAATAATGGCGGCTGAAGGAATCTCGATCATGATTCCAACTTCAGTCGAGTCATCATAATGCACACCGGCTGATTTCAGCTCATTCTTAACTTCTTCCACAAGTTTGTTTGCCGATTGAAGCTCATCTAAACTACTAATCATCGGAAACATTATCTTTAGATTTCCGAATACACTTGCCCGCAGCATCGCCCGTAGTTGATCTTTAAATATCTCGGGATATAATAAACTGAAGCGAATCGCTCGACAGCCAAGAAATGGGTTATCTTCTTTTCCAACAAGATCCTTTCTCTGTAATACTTTATCCCCTCCTAAATCATAGGTGCGCAAAATAACCGGAAGATCCCCTAAA
Coding sequences within it:
- a CDS encoding glycerophosphodiester phosphodiesterase family protein yields the protein MKNLRPTLFTFVSVFFLFSQMSQGKVTGIIPGPNGSVMSIAHRGGVVPEYPENTLLAIRKAIEFESEVVEIDLRSSKDGEIIILHDSTLDRTTNGKGLVVEYSLRELKKLDAGMGESIPTYEEVLELVAETNAQLLLDLKVTSLPELTKIVRLTEKHGHVLNVIAAVRSLEELKDIQSLNANLRTLAFIPEQKDIETYSRAGVDIIRLWPEWIRENPQLIDEVHSLGNIVWTTSMEAKNDELKELIQYGVDGIFTDFPEMVSRMRKKAL
- a CDS encoding DUF3500 domain-containing protein yields the protein MKLRNNIHVSKVLVCFFAILSFQANLSAQRGSPEQQLQQAAERSRQMEAGLEGTPFVGITENGTIQAGLFKIKPTGVSTGSIQKAAEAFLKSLSDEQKKETLYPVDSPEWRQWMNQHFYDRWGMGFEDMTEDQKEKAFDLIRASLSSKGFQLSRDIMKLNHTLGEMQGSQFMLGEWAYFITIMGEPSATEPWGWQIDGHHLIINFFVLGDQVVATPTFIGSEPMIAESGKYKGIAIMQDEQNKALAFAQDLTPAQKSKAVLSSEKTGNDNQTEAFKDNEIIPFEGLLVTELNKKQTKVLQEVIGIYIGYLNEGHAEVRMTEIKEHWDHTYFAWKGGTEDDSVFYYRIHSPVALIEFDHQNPVGLRQQFPERKPIRQHIHAVIRTPNGNDYGKDLLRQHREKHHHN
- a CDS encoding DUF3303 family protein, whose protein sequence is MLFHISYEIATDNRNEAQDRFTSTGALPPEGVTMLGRWHSVAGLYGFMVAETDNAEALFTWTQSWTDLLTFDVTPVIGDEAIARVLGS
- a CDS encoding glycosyltransferase family 2 protein, giving the protein MKVSIIIPCYNERPTIEPILKAVQASSITNKEIIVVDDFSTDGTREFLLEHINGLYDHLILKDSNQGKGAALRAGFEKATGDILLIQDADLEYDPVDYPTLLEPIFTGKADVVYGSRFMGGRPHRVLYFWHMILNKLLTLFSNMMTNLNLTDMETCYKVFTREVIEKIQLEENRFGIEPEITAKVSKLDIRIFEVGISYNGRTYKEGKKIQWTDGLRAAYAIIKYNLFR